A single Pseudomonas brassicacearum DNA region contains:
- a CDS encoding cation-transporting P-type ATPase translates to MNRPSNIPAAPPTTPSQGLAWYTLPAEQVLKHLGVDEQAGLDIAEVRARLERTGFNRLSASARRPAWRRFVLQFHNILIYVLLGSAAITATLQHLWDTVVILAVVVANAVIGYVQEGKAEQAMDAIRNMLAPRATVIRAGERLGIAGEELVPGDIVLLEAGDKVPADLRLLHANRFQVQEAILTGESAPAEKNTEPVGIEAALGDRACMAFSGTLVTCGQASGVVVATATSTEIGHISNLLAQVESLTTPLIQQMNVFARWLTLLILLIAGLLLAYGHFVGHYVFTEIFMVVVGMSVAAIPEGLPAVLTITLAVGVRAMARRNAIVRRLPAIETLGSVSVICTDKTGTLTRNEMMVASVVTSDLTFTVDGVGYQPSGNMNLADQLIDTSHHPVLAELGRATSLCNDASLRQHEDAWKVEGDPMEGALLVFCAKAGINGEEERGTWARTDAIPFDAKHRFMATLHHNHERQAAIYVKGAPEQILTMCTCQRSGTGATAPLDADYWHAQANAIARKGQRVLALAVRSVPPEHAILEFADVQGTLTLLGLVGMIDPPRPETIQAIKQCHAAGIAVKMITGDHAGTACAIGNQIGLHNPDKVLTGSDLDAMNDATLRESLEQVNIFARTSPEHKLRLVTLLQLNGMTVAMTGDGVNDAPALKRADAGIAMGGKGSEAAKEAADLVLADDNFASIVAAVREGRTVYDNIKKVLSWTLPTNAGETMTLIVALLFGFTLPVTAIQILWINLITAVTLGVALAFEPTEDNTMRRPPRSRQEPLISGALVWHMVLVSILFLCGVYGIFTYALDRGYSVELARTLAVNTLVVMEIFHLFFIRNLYGTSLTWKGVRGTKVVWATVAVVTAAQLAITYAPPLQAVFATQAVPLKDGLLVIAVGIALFAIIEIEKQLRLRLTESDRQP, encoded by the coding sequence ATGAACCGACCGAGCAACATACCAGCGGCGCCCCCGACAACGCCCTCGCAGGGCCTGGCTTGGTACACGTTGCCCGCCGAACAGGTGCTCAAACACCTGGGTGTCGATGAGCAAGCCGGGCTGGACATCGCCGAAGTCCGGGCCCGGCTTGAGCGTACGGGTTTCAATCGGCTGTCAGCGTCAGCCCGGCGGCCGGCGTGGCGGCGATTTGTGCTGCAATTTCACAACATCCTGATTTATGTGCTTTTAGGCTCCGCTGCAATCACCGCAACGCTGCAACACCTGTGGGACACGGTGGTCATTCTCGCTGTCGTGGTGGCCAATGCGGTCATTGGCTATGTCCAGGAAGGCAAGGCCGAACAGGCCATGGACGCTATCCGCAACATGCTGGCGCCCCGGGCAACGGTGATACGTGCCGGCGAACGCCTGGGCATTGCAGGTGAAGAACTGGTACCCGGCGACATCGTCTTGCTGGAGGCCGGCGATAAAGTCCCGGCCGATTTGCGCCTGCTGCATGCCAACCGGTTCCAGGTCCAGGAAGCCATCCTGACCGGAGAATCCGCACCCGCTGAAAAAAATACCGAACCGGTGGGCATCGAAGCGGCCCTGGGTGATCGTGCCTGCATGGCATTCAGTGGCACCCTGGTGACCTGCGGCCAAGCCTCTGGGGTCGTGGTCGCCACCGCAACCTCGACTGAAATCGGGCACATCAGCAACCTGCTGGCGCAAGTGGAGTCCCTGACGACGCCCCTCATACAGCAAATGAATGTCTTCGCGCGCTGGCTGACGCTACTGATTTTGCTGATCGCCGGCCTGCTACTCGCTTATGGCCACTTTGTCGGGCATTACGTCTTCACCGAGATATTCATGGTCGTGGTGGGCATGTCGGTCGCTGCCATACCCGAGGGGCTGCCCGCCGTACTCACCATTACCCTGGCGGTGGGCGTGCGGGCGATGGCGCGTCGCAACGCTATCGTTCGGCGCCTGCCGGCCATCGAAACGCTGGGCTCGGTATCGGTCATTTGTACGGACAAGACCGGCACCCTCACCCGCAACGAGATGATGGTGGCGTCCGTCGTCACCAGTGACCTGACCTTCACGGTAGACGGTGTCGGCTACCAGCCCTCGGGCAACATGAACCTTGCCGATCAGTTGATCGACACCTCCCACCACCCGGTGCTGGCCGAACTGGGGCGCGCGACAAGCCTTTGCAATGACGCAAGCTTGAGACAGCACGAAGACGCCTGGAAGGTCGAAGGGGACCCCATGGAGGGTGCATTGCTGGTGTTCTGCGCCAAAGCCGGCATCAACGGCGAAGAGGAACGCGGCACCTGGGCCCGCACCGACGCCATTCCGTTCGACGCCAAACACCGCTTCATGGCGACGCTGCATCACAACCATGAGCGCCAAGCCGCGATCTATGTCAAAGGCGCGCCGGAGCAGATCTTGACCATGTGCACGTGCCAACGCAGCGGCACTGGGGCAACGGCCCCGCTTGATGCCGACTATTGGCACGCGCAGGCCAATGCCATCGCCCGCAAGGGCCAACGCGTATTGGCGCTCGCCGTCAGGTCCGTCCCACCCGAACACGCCATCCTGGAATTTGCCGATGTGCAAGGGACACTGACCTTGCTGGGCCTGGTCGGGATGATCGACCCGCCCCGCCCGGAAACGATCCAGGCGATCAAGCAATGCCATGCGGCCGGCATTGCCGTGAAAATGATCACAGGCGACCACGCCGGCACCGCCTGCGCCATCGGTAATCAGATCGGCCTGCACAACCCCGACAAGGTACTGACCGGCAGCGACCTGGACGCCATGAACGATGCAACCCTCAGGGAATCGCTCGAACAAGTGAACATCTTCGCGCGTACCAGCCCCGAACATAAGCTTCGGCTGGTGACGTTGCTGCAACTCAACGGCATGACCGTGGCCATGACCGGCGACGGCGTCAACGACGCGCCAGCGCTCAAGCGCGCAGACGCCGGCATCGCCATGGGCGGCAAAGGCAGCGAGGCCGCCAAGGAAGCCGCGGACCTGGTACTGGCGGACGATAACTTCGCCTCCATCGTGGCTGCTGTGCGTGAAGGACGGACGGTCTATGACAACATCAAGAAAGTGCTGAGCTGGACGTTACCCACCAACGCGGGCGAGACAATGACCCTGATTGTCGCGCTGCTGTTTGGCTTTACGTTGCCGGTCACGGCGATACAGATCCTGTGGATCAACCTGATCACCGCTGTCACGCTGGGTGTCGCGCTGGCGTTCGAGCCGACCGAAGACAACACCATGCGCAGGCCACCGCGCTCAAGACAGGAGCCGCTGATCAGCGGTGCACTGGTCTGGCATATGGTGCTCGTGTCCATTCTGTTCCTGTGCGGTGTCTACGGCATTTTTACCTATGCCCTGGACCGAGGCTACTCCGTCGAACTGGCGCGCACCCTGGCGGTGAACACCTTGGTCGTGATGGAAATTTTCCACCTGTTCTTTATCCGCAATCTCTACGGCACGTCGCTGACCTGGAAGGGCGTTCGAGGTACGAAGGTTGTGTGGGCGACCGTCGCGGTGGTGACAGCCGCCCAGCTCGCCATCACTTACGCGCCACCGCTGCAAGCGGTGTTTGCGACCCAAGCCGTGCCCTTGAAGGACGGACTGCTGGTTATCGCGGTGGGCATTGCGCTCTTCGCCATCATCGAGATTGAAAAACAGCTTCGACTGCGTTTAACCGAGTCCGATCGTCAACCGTGA
- a CDS encoding DUF3365 domain-containing protein, whose product MRIVTAVLLGALSFGALAEDLQNLSAEGAALIPPFQQELLGTIKAAMQSGGPTKAVEFCQLLAPEIAAKHSQSPWTVGRTSLKVRNPANAPDAWERKVLQQFADRAAAGEPLAEMKHAEMVGGEFRLMKAIPTGEPCLACHGKEIKPELAAVIDQSYPQDQARNFALGELRGAFSLRRIVEKDPE is encoded by the coding sequence ATGCGTATTGTCACTGCTGTTTTGTTAGGCGCTCTGAGTTTCGGCGCCTTGGCTGAGGATCTGCAAAATCTATCTGCTGAAGGGGCTGCGTTGATCCCGCCGTTCCAGCAGGAACTACTGGGCACAATAAAGGCAGCTATGCAAAGTGGCGGCCCAACCAAGGCTGTAGAGTTCTGTCAGTTGCTGGCCCCAGAGATCGCAGCCAAGCATAGCCAGTCCCCCTGGACAGTTGGTCGTACATCCTTGAAGGTCCGCAATCCGGCCAATGCCCCTGATGCCTGGGAGCGCAAAGTCCTACAGCAGTTCGCCGATCGTGCTGCCGCGGGCGAGCCACTGGCAGAAATGAAGCACGCCGAAATGGTGGGTGGGGAATTCCGACTGATGAAAGCCATCCCTACTGGAGAACCGTGTCTTGCATGCCATGGCAAGGAAATCAAGCCTGAGCTGGCTGCAGTGATCGATCAAAGTTACCCGCAGGATCAAGCGCGAAACTTTGCTCTTGGAGAGCTGCGCGGCGCCTTCAGCCTGCGCCGCATAGTAGAAAAAGATCCTGAATAG
- the cydX gene encoding cytochrome bd-I oxidase subunit CydX has protein sequence MWYFAWMLGVGFALLLAILNAMWGENEAGRALSDREEPRP, from the coding sequence ATGTGGTATTTCGCCTGGATGCTGGGGGTCGGTTTTGCATTGCTACTGGCCATATTGAATGCGATGTGGGGCGAGAACGAAGCCGGTCGGGCCCTGAGCGACCGTGAGGAGCCGCGGCCATGA
- a CDS encoding cyd operon YbgE family protein — protein sequence MMPRVADAPAPSRLHALSLLIAVAIMLACTLYPPLMATPDGKADHGLAMALFTAMSVAFVRGVGFVPRARVWRWLFSGWTCFAALALACWVKFIN from the coding sequence ATGATGCCGCGTGTCGCCGACGCCCCGGCACCCTCACGCCTTCACGCGCTGAGCTTGCTTATCGCGGTAGCGATCATGCTTGCGTGTACGCTCTATCCGCCCCTGATGGCCACCCCGGACGGTAAAGCTGATCATGGGCTGGCAATGGCCTTGTTCACTGCGATGAGCGTGGCCTTTGTCAGGGGCGTGGGCTTCGTGCCGCGCGCGCGCGTGTGGCGCTGGCTGTTCTCGGGCTGGACCTGCTTTGCCGCGCTGGCACTGGCTTGCTGGGTAAAGTTTATCAATTGA
- a CDS encoding universal stress protein: MSTQSRLMLVVSPLMEHSPAFDRAAALAKAEGAALHIVAFDYLEGLATASLVNEQALEQMRLGYIERHRQWLEEQARPLRKLGIEVTTEVTWVERPLQEILVHLKEAPMDALIKSVGHESWFSRLMFTPLDVHLLRECDVPLHFVNKVAHARPRKILAAIDPFHQDGRYEGLNDRILSEANKLAASCDATLEVIYAYDLSSITAAEYGYGNGSMFFSSTLARQLYESQGAAFDALAERNGIDPEQRRMIMGDPAKVLANYAASHDIDVIVMGRVHYAGLDKLIGSTVEGLLYKMPCSLWVIAPQQVD, from the coding sequence ATGTCTACGCAATCACGCTTGATGCTGGTCGTCTCGCCACTGATGGAACACAGCCCGGCATTCGACCGGGCGGCTGCACTGGCCAAGGCCGAAGGCGCGGCGCTGCATATCGTCGCTTTTGACTACCTCGAAGGCCTGGCCACGGCCAGCCTGGTCAACGAACAGGCACTGGAGCAGATGCGCCTGGGCTACATCGAACGCCATCGGCAGTGGCTGGAGGAACAGGCCAGGCCCCTGCGCAAACTCGGTATCGAGGTCACGACAGAAGTGACGTGGGTCGAACGCCCCTTGCAGGAGATCCTGGTCCACCTCAAGGAAGCACCCATGGATGCGCTGATCAAGTCGGTGGGCCATGAGTCCTGGTTTTCCCGGCTGATGTTCACGCCACTGGACGTGCATCTGCTGCGCGAATGCGACGTTCCGTTGCACTTCGTCAACAAGGTCGCCCACGCTCGTCCGCGCAAGATCCTGGCCGCCATCGACCCGTTTCATCAGGACGGACGCTACGAAGGCCTCAATGACCGGATCCTGAGCGAAGCCAACAAGCTGGCCGCCAGCTGCGACGCAACGCTGGAAGTCATCTACGCCTACGATCTTTCGTCCATTACCGCCGCCGAATACGGTTATGGCAACGGTTCGATGTTCTTCTCCTCGACCCTGGCCCGCCAGCTCTACGAATCCCAGGGCGCGGCCTTCGATGCACTGGCCGAACGCAATGGCATCGACCCGGAGCAACGGCGCATGATCATGGGTGATCCGGCCAAGGTGTTGGCGAACTACGCCGCGTCCCATGACATTGATGTCATCGTCATGGGGCGCGTGCACTACGCAGGCCTGGACAAGCTGATCGGCAGCACCGTGGAAGGCTTGCTGTACAAGATGCCGTGCAGCTTGTGGGTGATTGCGCCACAGCAGGTTGACTGA
- a CDS encoding group II truncated hemoglobin: protein MTELLSSQYKGSTSTYLQLGAEVGVRKLVDRFYELMDTLPDARVVRRMHPPSLAGSADSLFKFLSGWFGGPPLFQLERGHPRLRMRHAPYAVSIVERDEWMLCMRQAIDEQVSDIALNSKLQRMFSEMADHMINADGRSAVIFKVL from the coding sequence ATGACTGAACTCTTGAGTTCTCAATATAAAGGCAGTACCAGCACCTATCTCCAGTTAGGTGCTGAGGTAGGCGTCCGTAAACTTGTCGATCGCTTTTATGAGTTGATGGATACGCTACCTGATGCGCGAGTGGTGCGTCGAATGCATCCTCCGAGTCTCGCCGGCAGTGCTGACAGTCTATTTAAGTTTCTAAGCGGCTGGTTTGGCGGCCCGCCATTATTCCAACTGGAGCGCGGCCACCCGCGTCTGCGCATGCGACATGCCCCTTATGCAGTCAGTATTGTCGAACGCGACGAATGGATGTTGTGCATGCGTCAGGCAATTGATGAGCAGGTGAGTGACATCGCGCTAAATAGCAAGCTGCAACGTATGTTTTCCGAAATGGCGGATCATATGATTAATGCTGATGGGCGCAGTGCTGTGATTTTTAAGGTGTTGTAG
- a CDS encoding rhodanese-like domain-containing protein, with translation MKTAHDLVVDAKARIEEVAIEDIDQAIQNADVLIDVREADEYAAGHLPGAMHVSRGMLEFKLSNDTALSLRELKIVLYCKTGGRAALAAGSLRDMGYLYVKSISGGFDAWASAGKLIVGPHLPIFE, from the coding sequence ATTAAAACTGCCCATGATCTTGTAGTTGACGCTAAAGCGCGTATCGAAGAAGTTGCAATTGAAGACATTGATCAGGCTATCCAGAATGCGGATGTACTGATTGATGTGCGTGAAGCTGACGAGTATGCCGCAGGCCATCTCCCAGGCGCTATGCACGTGTCGCGCGGCATGCTGGAATTTAAACTTTCCAACGACACCGCACTCAGTTTGCGCGAACTTAAAATCGTGCTGTACTGCAAAACGGGTGGTCGTGCTGCACTCGCTGCCGGATCGCTACGTGATATGGGCTACCTGTATGTAAAGTCAATCTCCGGAGGGTTCGACGCTTGGGCTAGTGCAGGGAAGCTGATAGTGGGGCCGCATTTACCCATCTTCGAGTAA